ccatgttacaatatgaagcacaaaaaaaaaaaatctaagtaatttttaaatttcgtGGACTCCCTTCAGACTCActatttcaattttgttttttgtattttaaaaccaaaatcaaataagcactcttttttaattttttaaatatcagtgtttgaaggaaaattcaaataccaAAAGACACATAGACCAAAAAGGTGGtgaatgtttattattattatgatcaATTATAAATTCTTAATTatcaatttattattattattattattattattattattattattattattattattattattattattttgttctttgtttattatttagttTCTCTTATACCTTCAATTGTGTCAGATATTCTCTTGATGATTTTTTGCTTTGAATTATTTGGCTGAATTTTCTGAAAACCAGAAAAGGAAATTGCtatgtacatttactcaagttctGTACAATAacaatttatgtattttattcaggtttttctaCTTTAGGTTTTTCaattttattctactttaaGCTTTTAGTCCACTAAATTTCAGAGGTAAATACTCCACTTTTTAATGCACTTATTATTGTTTATAATAAGGTTTTATAAACATATAATGAGAATAAACTTCTTCCAATCTTGTGAAACATATGAATTTCTTCCATTTGTCCACCAGATGGAGCTTTTCCATCAAGAGACACACAAGGCATGACTTCCACAACAAGCCCAGCACTTTCAGCCAATCAAATCAAGAGATTATTCAATTTCACTGTATTAAaaatcacaccacacacactcatacacacagtgaaggcaggacacacagaaacacggCATGCCCGGCTGCAGTTTTTCAGACTTGCAGATTGCTGGCGAGAGTCTTCAAGAAGAGCTACGCAAgctaatttgtgtttttttttttattttttttagggaAAACTGCAAGTGTCCCTCACTGTACTCACTCAGCATGATCAATAATTCAAACTTCTAGGTTTACACcagctgaatgaaaataaaggtGACAGCTTTAACTTTTCCGTGGAAAAGTTGAGGAGAGATGTTGAGAATTTTTTTGCAAAGCTTTGCACTGACTGGGCAGGTTTTCTGGACAAGCTGAACTGGGTTGGAAAATAAACCTTTTTAAAGATTTCACCTGATATCTTCCTTTGGATATGAGGCTTTCAAGTcaaggtgtatgtgtgttcttgtgtgagcgtgcatgtgtgctttaTTTTGAGTTGATCCTAAATTTTCTTAAGATACCAAATCTGTTTGGCTAAATTTTGGGGAAATGTGTTTAGtggtggtggaaagtaactaagtaaattttgaggtacttgtacttgagTTGTTCTTCTTTATgatactttatacttctactccacttctgcctttttctttcttttcagaataaaacacaagatCATTCATgcattattatatattaaactATCAAACTTAAGTAATAATCTGCTCCGGTAGCTACATCACTGAACTGCTTGTTACATGTTAATAAATCAATATTAATGATCCAATAAAATAACACTGACAGGTGTCATTCAGTATAATAAGTACTTTTAGTTTGAATACTTCTTACACCACTGACAAAATGATGCACAAGACATGTAAAATATGGAGCCTTtggttttaatatttcacttaGTTTAAACATCACATACCTTCAGTGAAGAGCTGAATGGCACTGACACTGAAattcaatgatttttttccaaCCTTACATGAAAATGTACAAAGCTAAACATGAGTATCAGGTGATTCTTAGTCCTCTAATGAtcattttcccctctttctccccacTCCATCCTCTGAGGGGCCACCTTGGGTTACCTGTGGAGCAGTCCGCTGCCCGCATTGATGATTAACTCCGTCTGATTTCCCCTTTTGCCACAGTTGCCAGGATGTGATTGCAAATCGACACCACGATAGTAATGATTGCATTAGATTGGTTCTTACGCACCAGGAGCCCATTGACAGGCCCCCTTCGTTGGAGCTCTTATCAGTGTAAAGCTTTATTGGAGGCGATGCCCGAAGGGGGAGGGGCCACTCTTTCTTTCGTGTCGGGGTATGCTGATAGATAAATATAAGACCCCCTGCAAGAATGCGATCATATTGGTAAAAAACAAGTCATTGTGTTGCCTTCAGTCGGTCGAGGCAGAAAAGCTCCAAAATGCAGAATCTAATCCTTCCCGTTCTCCTGGCATCCTTTTGGACAGTCTGCACAGGAGCAGGAGGTGAGTGTGATTTCATTCATAGCTGGAAAAtgagtaaataataataataataatgatagtaaTTTTATAAATGGCGGCTTTATTTGGATATCTCTTGCCTTTGTACAGGTCCCAAATAATAGGCTACAAATACTGTGAAAGAAACTGGATTAGTAACTGAATTTGGAGATATTGATTTTCTAATATTACCAATATTACCAATATTACCTggaaatatttgatttttttcctgcaaaattTCAGCCTGTCTTCTGATATCTGTCTCTCATATGTCTCttatatatttcatatttctgatCAAAATCTGTGAGCTTACTTTATAGATAAGAATGTTCCATGATTGATAGATTATTCATATTTGGATCAGTTTAAGATATAAGGGGGGAAATGACCAGATGAGAAAGCTTCTCAGTGAAACCAGAAGGGTCAAGTTgttttttaccattttttttccGAACCGTGCCCAGACTCTGTATTCAATCAGAAAGTTGATGTATTGCGGAATCCCAAGAatttgaaaagacagaaatcctagaatagagagagaaaggcgTTCTGCAGAGAGCGAGAAAAAAACCGAGTCACCAAAGAGCCACAGCTTCCCAGATGAAAGCGAGAGTCCCACCGCACCAGACCAGCACCAAAACGGTTTGCGTGACGCTCTCCACCTGCCCTGTCCATCACTCTGATGTGGCAGCACCGGGCTTTGCTCCGTGTGTCCGACAGGCTCATCTGCACCGTGCACTCACACCTCTGAGCTGCCTGTTCAAGGGCATGAGAGGATGCAGAGATCCTGTGTCAGCTGAGCCAATGAGGACTAAAGCAGGCAGGTCGAGCTGAGATTCACCCTGAGCCCTCTCTGTTTcggattctctctctctctctctctctctctctctctctctctctctctctctctctctctctctctctctctctctccgtgcACCTGCCCGGATCCACACTGACCCGCTGACAGACGTTCGCGTCCCTGTTGCCGCAGAGCAGACGCGTCAAGCTGCGCAGCGCCAATGTGTCCAAATTCACAGCAGCTGATTCTGAGGCGTTAAtttcactgaagaaaaaaaggctCGAGGTTTGGCACCAAGGCGCTAATGAACTAAATTAGCAGCAACCATGATTGCGGAATGAATCACAGCCCTAATTTGGTCAGTGAGATAGGTTAACAAATGCGCGCTGAAGGGAACCGACGttcctttgatttgtttttcttataaTGTCAAAACACACCTTTTCTATCGGTCTTTAAATTGGGATTCGTAGAATGTAATCAAATTAAGCCCTTAAAGAGACAAATGCATGTATTATGAAGAGCAGAATAAACAATGGTTGCGCTGGTTTGATCGCAgctcatttttttgtcattcgGAGAAACGACGCTACTAAACGCTCCTAAAACAAAGCTCTAAAATGCACTAATAACACTCCTTCACTCATTATATAGATGTGGATAGTTTACTGTCTATTATTTCCTGGGATAGTAATTGATGCGATTAAATATCGTTTTAGTTATTGAGAGTTTGAGATGAAGCACAAatccacaaacagcacagactgtAAGAAATGCTGGATGCGCCGCTTGGTGCGCTGCTTCATTCAGTACGCAGGGGAAGCACCCTGCGCCTGGCCACCTGCAGCAACCTGCCCGGGGCAGTTGTAGCGCCTTGTCTCGGTAGATGTTAGTGCATTTCATGCCATGGACCCGGAGCTTGGCGCACAGAGCCCTGGTGCATAAAGGTTTTGAGGGAAAAACATGCGGTGTGTTTGCGGTGAGAAGGGGAAATCTTaaattttctgtgctgtgataGACCCTGAATCTATCTCTTCACGCCCCATTTCAAAGTTAAAGAACTGTTTCGGGACATAGGGGGATTCAGGGGGTGGCATGGCACGGCCCAGTGCCGATCTAAGTTATCCTTTTCCTCTGAATGGAGCATCTACGGGGACACAGCTTCTCGGTGTCTTCACATGGCGCTTTCAGCAGGCAGGCGTGGTCTATTTGCGTCTCCCTCTCgctgccttttgttttcctctcactttCCTTAGTTTGCTCTCTCAAATATTGTTCACTTGCTCTGCGCCGCACAAAAGATCAACGCCACGCGTCGATTGGTCAAGAACTGCGCGGACAGAAATCTGATTGGCCGGGATGAGGACAAGCGACTGTGGGCCATAAAAACAGACGTTTCCACTCACAGACAGTGATGGAAGGTGTTTAAGTAAAACTAGATttaccacactgtaaaaatattcttttacAAGTCAAAGTTTTGCAGTGAGAATAAAagtattctttaaaaaaaagaaagaattattAACCagatgtacttaaagtatcaaaagtaaaagtgcagAAGACTCTCTCCTGTTATTGGTATACTGTTTTATAAACTAACAATTATTTCTGTTATACTCTTGTAGTTGGTGGAGGTGCTACTAACTTACTAAACTTAATACTGTAGTTTTTGTATAGTAGTTTTGTTCAATCTTTCATAGcgcatcatattttattcacaatTTTTCAAGTTCACCATGTTTTGTATGAAAATCTTGGAAAGTGACACATTTTCGCTGTTACCGTCAATCCTGTGCGGCCTGGTGGGCAAAAGTGGGTCGAGGTTTGACATTAATCCTCATCCTTTCATCACTTCAGCATCAGAGTGAAGTCACGGAGAGTAATTATGCATTTCTGAGTTAGTTCCTCCTGCTTTCAGACTCCACTGGCACACATATGCatcctgcaaaaaaaataaacaaataataaacaataaacaaaaataaaaaagtaaatacaaacaTCATACTGCCATTATACTGGGACCAGTTTGGTGGCACCAGTGAATGCAATCTGAACCCCTCCCCCACATGTTTGCCCCCCTGCTTCGTTTATTTTCAGTACCCATTATCATGCCAGGGCAGGAGGAAAAGCTTACCAACATGGCAAAGAAACCAAGCACTGACTTCCTTCACAAACACCAGGAGAGGTCCTCATACAGTTCTAATAACAGAGTGGGAGACCCTCCCCATATTTTTTCAAtggtatgtgtgtttttcataaATATTTGATCTGAGAGATACTGCAGATATTTGTCTCTGAGCACGGGGTGGAAACATGCAAACCAATTGTGAAATATTAATAAACCCTCAGACAAGCATGTGAGAACGGGACCTCGCTGATGCAAAAGACTGGCCCTGTGTTTATTCTGATAGCACGGAAAGATAAAGCACAAACGCCAACTTTTTTGTGAATAGGAAGACAGTTCCTGTGTATCAGGGGTTTTTCTATGGCCAGGAATAACAGTTGACTTAAACTATTAGGAGAACAATTCAGTGTTTGcgttaatgaaaacaaaaataaactgttaaaaaaaatgccacatttGTAAATACACATAAAATCTAGCTGGACAGTTGCCAGTCGCACAgtcaagtctgtgtgtgtgtatgtttgtttgttacatTGTTTGCTCTTGACACCAAATTTCAAGACAGAGGTGAAAGACCTCAGGTACATTATCAATGAAAACTTTGTCTTAACAAAATCgattttgtttcctgtgtttcagaTTGGTGCTATCAGTCCCAGTTCACCTGTGATCATCAGTGCAACAGTAagattatttctattttatattattattttacgtgaaacattttttaaaaataaaataattattaatttctatttatttaactCCTTTCAAAGGCAAATAAAGTTtttcacaaaagaaacaaaaccaacagaTTTAGAGTATATTAACATACATATACTAACCAGCCTCAACATTAAAACAGTAAGgtatatatatagtatacagGATAcaggatagatagatagatagatagatagatagatagatagatagatagatagatagatagatagatagatagatagatagatagaataTCTGTATTCTTCTATTGGATCTTGTGAGCAGTCTTCCTGATGCAACCAGAATCTGAACCAGCTGAGGTTTGGACAGGTTGTACCCACTCAGACAGGAATACACAGACTCCCaggaatctaatctaatctggATGTAATAAaagcatggacacagacacagtttccAAGTGCTTAAcagataaaataattaaaattttgGAAACGTTCCAAAGCTGTAAGATTGGCAGGACTGGATGGCCAAGTTAGCCTGATGATCAAATTTGAGCCTGTTATGAAATGTGACACAGAGGTTTCTGCAGTGAGGCTCAATGTTTGAAGACAAGAAGCCTAAGTGTGAAGACATTTGACTAACGGAGGAGTCTGAACCTATAGTGATGACTTTTGAGCTATTGGAGTAGAACGGTCAAAGAGAAACAGTTTTTAACCTCTGTACAAATGACCTGTAGTTGCATCTTATTTACTGGAATCAAAAAACATGTAGATCTGACAATCATCTGCATTAAAATGAAACCTCATATGAAACTTTTGATATATTTAATCTAAATGTAACTTGAAGAATAGCAAAAGATcaaagactgactgacagtaCCTGTGGTACTCCACACATGACTTGTGTAGTTGAGGACTTACAGTCCTCTACACAGTCACTCTCAGAGAGACAGCAATAAAACCAATCTAAACAGTACATGATGTACCTACCCAAGGCTTtagacattaaattaaaatcaagTGGCTGTCTGTATCAGAAGCCACAATAAGATCTATGCCGTTAAACAGAAACACtggtgttttcttgttttagcACCAGACAAGTGGAACCATGGCCACAGCAACTGCGCAGGAAGATACCAGTCGCCCATCAATGTCGTCACCAGAAAGACCCTGAAAGACGAGCGTCTGACTCCTTTCCAGTTCAGCAACTACCAGCAAATCTTCAGAGGCACTATCAAGAACAACGGCCACTCGGGTGAGTGTATTCTCCATTAAACATCTAATTGCTACCGGTGCTTTGAAGCTGTTGTTttaactctttctctctgttgcgCATGGTTCACCAGTCCAGGTTGGAGTTACTCATCCCAGCACCATCTCAGGTGGAGGCCTGCCAACCAGCTACAAGGCTGTACAGTTCCACCTCCACTGGGGCAACAACGGGGGACCTGGCTCTGAACATACCATCGATGGGGAGCAGTATCCCATGGAGGTATCTTAAGCTTTCtatacaaaatacacacagcCTGTCTCTGAAGCGTTTACTGTGTGAGAGGAACTGTGGGTGAAGAATAACTGATACATTGATCTGGATCACATGAAGGCAGCTCTTTCGCTCTGAAGACATTAAATAGGAAGTGAAAACTTTAAATCAATAATTATGTACCACACTGAGAGAAAGCTCTGagttttcatttcctgtagGTTAAAGGATGTCTTTACTTCACTTAATAACTGATACTGTTAGGGGAGTCAAGCAGACCAATAATTTGTGCTAGCAAATcataaaaatgcagattttcTCTATAAATCAGACTTTTCAAATATGTATCTGACTACAATAAACCTTAAAATTAAATGATGTAGATGGCAATATTTGtcttgtcaacaaatcccatgaaaagaccaaaacaagcGTGTTAGTTTCACCTCTCAAAACTCTCTGACTTCACCAGCCTGTCAGTGGCTCTCAGCTCTAAGcattaaacctttaaaaacaactCACTATtatctgctttctgttttttttaaaggctcagtaatttctTAAAACAGCTGGACATTAGTTTcagcaaatgttactcaaacagtaGTAAACGATGAacttgttggggactattttcagcagtggaaTCAACACAGTAATGAGTATTAATGGCAGCAGTACAGCATACAAAGGGCTGattcaaaacaaactgcagtgcCCGTGGTCGTTATAATGAagaaacatgtcacccagtaTGGATGTGTTGGATGTGCTGCAGAGATAAATAAGTTAAGTCAAGTTTTGGATGcagagaaaatatttgttaGTTTGATCAGTTCATCGATGGTTCAGTTCTTTTCATGGCATTTTTTGATTGTTAAATAAATAGGTAATAATTTTTTATCAACAAAGTCTTAAGACATGTTTTTGAtaatgagataaaaaaaatgtgtaatctTTGTTATCTTTGTTGTATATGTTATCTACAGCTGCACATTGTACACATGAAGCACCATTACACTGATCTGACGAAAGCGCTATCAGACCCGGAAGGAGTTGCAGTCCTTGGGTTTTTCTATGAGGTGACCATTTTTAATTAACCACATCGCCGAAATCAAACTAAGTGCCATTACACAATAGACCTTAAGCTGAAATGGtagctgaaatgtttttctctccattttcagAAATCCAATAGTGGAAACCGAAAGTATGACCCCATCATCAACGCTCTGCGTAGCATCAAAGCTACAAGTAGGTATTGAAATTCAATACAACCAACTAAAAACATGGCTGCATAACACTGTTGCAAACgtttcatcttttctgttttcagacgaCAACACATCTCTGCTTGGCATCTCCCTGGCACAGCTGATCCCACCTGAGCAGAACCTGACCAGCTACTACCGATACAAGGGCTCTCTGACCACCCCCGGGTGCACTGAGGCTGTGGTTTGGACTTTGTTTGAGAACCCCATCCCTCTGAGCATGGATCAGGTTAGGAtaaaagacctcaaaatgtaaaggAATACAAGTGAAGTgcgtgttttttgtttgttttgtttttttaaataccttttctgtcttttggttGAAAAGGTACAGTCTCTGATCGAAGGTTAAAACCACAGGCATCAAATACATTTTCCTTAAACCAGTGGAAGGAGTATTCAGATTGTGTACTTAGGTAAAATTACCAATACAACAATCTAAAAGTACTTCATTACAAGTAAATGTCTTGCATCTAAAA
This genomic stretch from Toxotes jaculatrix isolate fToxJac2 chromosome 12, fToxJac2.pri, whole genome shotgun sequence harbors:
- the ca4a gene encoding LOW QUALITY PROTEIN: carbonic anhydrase 4a (The sequence of the model RefSeq protein was modified relative to this genomic sequence to represent the inferred CDS: substituted 1 base at 1 genomic stop codon), with the protein product MRSYWXKTSHCVAFSRSRQKSSKMQNLILPVLLASFWTVCTGAGDWCYQSQFTCDHQCNTPDKWNHGHSNCAGRYQSPINVVTRKTLKDERLTPFQFSNYQQIFRGTIKNNGHSVQVGVTHPSTISGGGLPTSYKAVQFHLHWGNNGGPGSEHTIDGEQYPMELHIVHMKHHYTDLTKALSDPEGVAVLGFFYEKSNSGNRKYDPIINALRSIKATNDNTSLLGISLAQLIPPEQNLTSYYRYKGSLTTPGCTEAVVWTLFENPIPLSMDQLRAFSELKFHDGKPMVETFRPVQPLNGRPVFRSGSAVILASSALLIAAMAMALGLSQPN